In Pseudomonas sp. p1(2021b), the genomic window AGCTATGGTTGGAAAAATGCATGGGCTTGCCGTCCCAGAACTGACAGGCCCCCACGAGAATGGCGTCGGCATCGCCATGGTCGGTGAAATACGGCCATTGGGACAGATCGACGCCGGTGTCCTGCGTGGTTCCCTTTTGGCGATCGGTCTTGGCACTACCGTTCGCTGCGGCGTTCAAGACAACGGCCCCTCTGCGTGTCAGCGCCTGGCAGACATCCCACCAGACCTGGTCGTGCAAGGAAGGCAGGAACGTGTGCAGTACATCTATATTCGCGGTCTGCCGGTTGATGCCCACGATATCACCCGGCTCCACATGCAAGAGCAGCTCCTTGGGTGTGGCGTAGCGTTCTGCATTGGCTTCGGCGCGATTATCGTAAAGGAACAATTCACAATCGTGACTGATGCCGGTCATGCCGATGCCATTACGCATCGCCAGCATCACACCCACAGAAGCGGTACCGTGGTCAGGATCGTCATTGGGCTCGGGCCTGACGATCTTGAAGTTCGGGTTACCTCGCAAGTCTTCATGGTTCGGATAGATCCCACCATCGGAGAAGTGAATCCGCGCGCCTTTGCCGGTAACCCCCTTGGCCCAGGCCTTGCGTACGTTCAAGCCCTGATAGGACGCCCCTGGTTCGTCCAGATAATGCTGCATCGCCTCGAAGTCAGGCGTGGGCTTGGCTTTCTCGTGGGCGCGATCGCCGAACACCACGGCAGTACCGGTGATGATCGTCGCCAGGACGGCCGAAATGCCCAACCACACCACCCCCGGTTCCGTTTCGCTGAAAAAGTGCAAGGATTTGACATACTCGAGGGCGGCCAATGTCCGGACCAGGTCGACATAGGTGTCGTTGAGCATGGTATCCGGCTGTGCCAGGTAGCAATACTCGCGCAACGCGCCCAGGCGCGCGTCTTGACGCTCCTCGGGGTTCAGCAGTGGCTGGGGAGCGAGTACGGCCTTGAGCCCAGGCCAAGTCCGTACCAGCAGCGAACCCGAATCGGGCTCCATGTCCGCCAGCAGCCGCTCATATCCACCCTCGTGAAACTTGATGACCAACCCGGGGTATTGCTGCCCCTGCGGCCGATAAGGGAACGGCGCTTGCGCCTGACCGAACGGGTCGACCACCCGTGAGGCGGACTCAGATGGCGTTGCCGGCTCACGCTCCTGAGCCGCCCGTCGACGCCGCCCCGCAGCGCCATCCAGCGGTACCTTGTCGAGGATGCTTCGTTCCGACTCGCCTTCCTTGACCTCCACGACCAGCGGCGCCAGGTCGATGACGCCCGCGGCCCCAAGCGGCCGATTCAACGCCGTGGCGGCACTGTCCAGCAATATGACCCTGGGGGTGATCCTATAGACCCCTGGCCGCCCATCGGTATGGAACGTTGCCGGGCAACCATGATCGGCCAGCTTGCCCGTGCGAGCCTGGGAGCGCGAGGAAATGCCATCGATCAGAGCATCGATGTGCGGGGTGCTTCCTCGCTCCAGTTCGTAACGGATGCGTGCCACCTTGTCCAGGTCCTTGCCGGTGCAACGCACGTGCAATTTCCCATCGAAGCGAAAATTCCGGTAGTAGACAAAACTCAGGTCCAGCTTCATGGGCGCTCCTTCGAGGCGAGGTCATCAATCAGGCCGCCATTATTCCGGTCGGCGCCGGCCCGGCCGCAGGCTGAAGCCTTTCCCGGCCCGGCAGACAAAGCGCCAGACCTGTGTCGTCTACACTTGCCCCAACCCTGGGACTGGCAACACAGAGGTACGGATGAAGAGAATCCCCACGCTGCTGGCCGGCCTGCTGCTCGCCGTCGGCCTGGCCAGCACCGACAGTGCCGCGGCGGATGAACGCACGCCCATCCACTTCGGCGCCATCGGCTGGGAAAGCGGCGCCTTGACCACCGAGATCCTGCGGCTGATCGTCGAGCACGGTTACGGCTACCCCACCGACACCTTGCCGGGGAGCACCGTCAGCATGGAGGTCGCCCTGGCGCGCAACGACCTGCAGGTCATCGCCGAGGAATGGGCCGGACGCAGCCCGGCCTGGGTCAAGGCCGAACAGGCCGGCCAGGTGTTCGCCTTGGGCGACACGGTGAAGAACGCCGAGGAAGGTTGGTGGGTGCCGGCCTACGTGATCAAGGGCGACCCGGCGCGCAACCTGGCGCCGCAAGCCCCCGACCTGCGCACCGTCGATGATCTCAAGCGCTACCCGCAGGTCTTTCGCGACCCTGAAGTACCGGACAAAGGCCGCTTCCTCAACAGCCCCAGCGGCTGGACCTCCGAGACGGTCAATAGCCAGAAGCTCAAGGCTTATGGCCTCGACACCCTCTACAACAATTTCCGCAGCGGCTCGGGCGCAGCCCTGGATGCGGAGATCGGCTCGGCTATCCGGCGCGGCCAGCCGGTGCTTTTCTATTACTGGAGCCCGACGCCGCTGATGGGGCGCTACGATCTGGTGCGCCTGGAGGAGCCACCTTTCGACGCAGCGGCCTGGGCTACACTGACCGATGCCAAGCACCCGGCGCCCAAGGGCAGCCGCTCATTGCCGGCCAAACTGTCGATCGGCGTGTCGGCGCCCTTCCGCCAGCAATACCCGGACCTGGTCGCGGTATTCGAGAAGGTCGACCTGCCGATCGACCGGCTGAACAAGGCCCTGGCACGAATGAGTGAAACCCGACAGCCACCGCGTGATGCGGCCCTGGCGTTCCTGCGCGACAACCCCGCGGTGTGGAAGGCCTGGTTGCCTGCCGAGGCCGCCGCCAAGGTCGAGGGGGCGTTGTGAGCGCAGGCTTTCCCGAGGCACTGCAATTTTCTTTCGCCGCATGGGTCAACCGCCTGGTCGATTGGCTGGTGCTGCACTACGGCAACCAGCTGCGTCATGTCTCGGACCAGCTGTTGCAGGTGCTGGTGAGCCTGGAAAACGGCTTGCGCCTGCTGCCATGGTGGCTGTTACTGCTGGTGGTAGGGCTGCTCGCCTGGCATGCCAGCCGTAGCCTGCTGCGAGCGGTGGTGCTGTGCGCCTTGCTGGCGCTGATCGGTATGCTTGGGCTCTGGGACAAACTGCTGCAGACACTGGCCCTGGTCCTGGTCAGCACGGGCCTGTGTGTGTTGGTGGGCGTGCCGCTGGGGATCGTACTGGCGACCCGGCCACTGGCCCGGCGCCTGCTGTTGCCGGTGCTGGACGTGATGCAGACCTTGCCGGCATTCGTCTACCTGATCCCGGTGCTGATGCTGTTCGGCCTGGGCAAGGTGCCCGCCGTGTTCGCCACCCTGGTATATGCCCTGCCGCCCTTGGTACGCCTGACCCAATTGGGCCTGGCACAGATCGACCCCTCGTTGCTGCAGGCCGCCCATGGCCTGGGCGCCAATCGTTGGCAGCGGTTGCGGCGCATCGCCCTGCCCCTGGCGTTGCCGAGCATCATGGCCGGGTTGAACCAGTCGGTGATGATGGCGTTGTCGATGGTGGTGGTGGCCTCGATGATCGGGGCACGGGGGCTGGGTGAAGATGTGCTGGCCGGCATCCAGACGCTCAATGTCGGCCAAGGGGTCGAGGCCGGGCTGGCGATCGTCGCGTTAGCCATGGTCATCGACCGGATCAGCCAGGCGTATGGCCAGCCGGCGCGTTCATGAACCCTCGTCGCCACACAAAGGCAGCATCACACTGACCTGTAGGAGCGGGCTTGTCCCGCGATCAAGGGCGAAGCCCTTGCCATACCACCGCAGCTCCCGCAAAGCCTTATCAACGTTTCATGCAGCGCTGGTAACGCTCGTCCACCCTGCCGGCAAACCATGCAGTGGTCAGCTTGCGGGTGATCTTCGGGCTCTTGAGCTCGATCCCCGGCAACACCGCTCGCGGCATAGGTTTACCAGCCGCGGCATCAGCGAGGGCGAACACACCCTCATACAGCTCGGTGCCCTCGAATGCGAGGCTGTCGCCCTTCTCCAACTGGCTGCGGATCTGCGTATTGCGCAACCCAAGCTTGACCCCGAGCGTACGAGCGGCCCGTTCGGTACTGCCAGGCATGATCGAACCCGGCGCGATCAGGTCGCCGTCGAGCGCCAGCCGCTCTCCGGTCGCACGGCTCAGGGCTGCCTGGAACGCGGCATTGCGGCTGGCGTACCAGCCGGCGTTGAAATCGGCGAAGCGATACAACTGACGCTGGTAATGGCTGGGGTAACCCAACAGGTGGGCAATACCGAAGTACATCCCACCACGGCGGGTGAACACTTCCTGGCGGATCGTCCCCGAGTAGCTGTAGGGGTAATCCCTTGCGTTGCGCTCGGCGAAGTCGATGCTCACCTGCATCGGCCCTCCGGTGCGCACCGGGTTGAGCCCACCGAGCAGGGTTCTTCCCAAGGGCAGGCTGGAGATGAAATCGTCGAACAAGCCGCTCAGTTGCTTCTCGCTGCGTACCGCCAGCAACCGTTGCTGGTAGGTCTGGCCATTGGGCGATGGGGTCTTCAGCGCGCCATCGATCAGCAGCCTGGGAATATGCAGGCGCGCGGCGCGGCGGTCGATCTCTTCCCGGGCGATGCGGCCGAGGTTCGGTACCTGCGGGTCGGCGTTGAACGTCGACTCCTGTTCGGTGATGGCCAGCACGGCGCACAGGTTGCTCTTGCTGGGGGCGATGCGCTGAGCGGCGAAGGCAACCTGGATATCCCGCGCCCAACCCTCCCGGTCCCGGGTCGAGGCCGGCAGCAGGCGCTTGACCTGGGCCTGGACTTTGGCCGGGTCGGCCTCGGGCGCTCGCGGTGGGGTGGCACAACCTTGCATCAGCACGAGGATGGCCAGCCCGCAAGCCACCAGCCGCCGGTCGATCATTTTCTTCAAGGCTGCTCGCCCACCAGATAGGTCTTGCTGATATGGCGGAACAATGGATGGGCGGCGCTGCCCATCCATTCGAACAGCACCATCTCACGGGTGACCACCTGGGCCCCGGCATCGCGCATGCGTGCCAGGCCCGCCGCCTTGCTGGCCGGGCTGCGGCTGTCGCAGGCATCCTCGACCACGAACACTTGCTTGCCCAGGGCCAACAGGCCGAGCACGGTCTGCAACACGCAGACGTGCGTTTCCATGCCACAGACAATCA contains:
- a CDS encoding ABC transporter substrate-binding protein — protein: MKRIPTLLAGLLLAVGLASTDSAAADERTPIHFGAIGWESGALTTEILRLIVEHGYGYPTDTLPGSTVSMEVALARNDLQVIAEEWAGRSPAWVKAEQAGQVFALGDTVKNAEEGWWVPAYVIKGDPARNLAPQAPDLRTVDDLKRYPQVFRDPEVPDKGRFLNSPSGWTSETVNSQKLKAYGLDTLYNNFRSGSGAALDAEIGSAIRRGQPVLFYYWSPTPLMGRYDLVRLEEPPFDAAAWATLTDAKHPAPKGSRSLPAKLSIGVSAPFRQQYPDLVAVFEKVDLPIDRLNKALARMSETRQPPRDAALAFLRDNPAVWKAWLPAEAAAKVEGAL
- a CDS encoding S8 family serine peptidase gives rise to the protein MKLDLSFVYYRNFRFDGKLHVRCTGKDLDKVARIRYELERGSTPHIDALIDGISSRSQARTGKLADHGCPATFHTDGRPGVYRITPRVILLDSAATALNRPLGAAGVIDLAPLVVEVKEGESERSILDKVPLDGAAGRRRRAAQEREPATPSESASRVVDPFGQAQAPFPYRPQGQQYPGLVIKFHEGGYERLLADMEPDSGSLLVRTWPGLKAVLAPQPLLNPEERQDARLGALREYCYLAQPDTMLNDTYVDLVRTLAALEYVKSLHFFSETEPGVVWLGISAVLATIITGTAVVFGDRAHEKAKPTPDFEAMQHYLDEPGASYQGLNVRKAWAKGVTGKGARIHFSDGGIYPNHEDLRGNPNFKIVRPEPNDDPDHGTASVGVMLAMRNGIGMTGISHDCELFLYDNRAEANAERYATPKELLLHVEPGDIVGINRQTANIDVLHTFLPSLHDQVWWDVCQALTRRGAVVLNAAANGSAKTDRQKGTTQDTGVDLSQWPYFTDHGDADAILVGACQFWDGKPMHFSNHSYRYRMLNAWGIGVATLGYGALQDKPGHDRDYTDNYSGTSSATPMTTGALALIQSYAIEQHHVYLNANQMHLLVMASGYKDATVPDTDVLPMGARPNVHGALVMLDRILGGGRFHPARGER
- a CDS encoding DUF1615 domain-containing protein — its product is MIDRRLVACGLAILVLMQGCATPPRAPEADPAKVQAQVKRLLPASTRDREGWARDIQVAFAAQRIAPSKSNLCAVLAITEQESTFNADPQVPNLGRIAREEIDRRAARLHIPRLLIDGALKTPSPNGQTYQQRLLAVRSEKQLSGLFDDFISSLPLGRTLLGGLNPVRTGGPMQVSIDFAERNARDYPYSYSGTIRQEVFTRRGGMYFGIAHLLGYPSHYQRQLYRFADFNAGWYASRNAAFQAALSRATGERLALDGDLIAPGSIMPGSTERAARTLGVKLGLRNTQIRSQLEKGDSLAFEGTELYEGVFALADAAAGKPMPRAVLPGIELKSPKITRKLTTAWFAGRVDERYQRCMKR
- a CDS encoding ABC transporter permease; its protein translation is MSAGFPEALQFSFAAWVNRLVDWLVLHYGNQLRHVSDQLLQVLVSLENGLRLLPWWLLLLVVGLLAWHASRSLLRAVVLCALLALIGMLGLWDKLLQTLALVLVSTGLCVLVGVPLGIVLATRPLARRLLLPVLDVMQTLPAFVYLIPVLMLFGLGKVPAVFATLVYALPPLVRLTQLGLAQIDPSLLQAAHGLGANRWQRLRRIALPLALPSIMAGLNQSVMMALSMVVVASMIGARGLGEDVLAGIQTLNVGQGVEAGLAIVALAMVIDRISQAYGQPARS